A stretch of DNA from Micromonospora sp. NBC_01813:
CCCCGCGCCGGCCGGCCCGCGGCCCGCCGAAGGAGCCCCGACCCGTGCCGGTGGCGGGCCGGCCGGTGGCCCGTCGACCGGTGCGCCAGCCGCCGCACCGGGCAATACCGGTGGTGTCGTCGTCATCGACGTCACCGAGGCGACCTTCCAGTCGGAGGTCCTCGAACGGTCGATGACCACACCGGTGGTCATCGACTTCTGGGCCGAGTGGTGCCAGCCGTGCAAGCAGCTGTCGCCACTGTTGGAGCGGCTCGCCGCCGAGGGCGGCGGCGCCTGGGTGCTGGCCAAGATCGACGTGGACAGCAACCAGCGGCTGGCCCAGATGTTCCGGGTGCAGTCCATCCCGATGGTGTACGCCGTCGTCGGCGGCCAGCCGGTCGACGCGTTCGCCGGTGCCGTGCCCGAAGCACAGCTGCGGCAGTGGATCGGCGCGGTACTCAAGGCCGGCGGCGTCGCCGTCGAGGTCCCGGAGGACCCGATGCTCGGCGCCGCCGACGAGGCGCTGATGATGGGCGACCTCGACGCGGCCGAACAGGCGTACCGGAAGATCCTCAACGAGTCACCGGCGGACGCCGCGGCCGAAGCCGGCCTCGCCCAGGTCACCCTGGCCCGGCGGGTGCAGGGCGTGCAGCCGGCCGCCGTCTTCGCCGCCGCGCAGGCCGCCCCGGACGACATCG
This window harbors:
- a CDS encoding tetratricopeptide repeat protein yields the protein MSDPRTTPSIFTRGAVDLSSLRSPAPAGPRPAEGAPTRAGGGPAGGPSTGAPAAAPGNTGGVVVIDVTEATFQSEVLERSMTTPVVIDFWAEWCQPCKQLSPLLERLAAEGGGAWVLAKIDVDSNQRLAQMFRVQSIPMVYAVVGGQPVDAFAGAVPEAQLRQWIGAVLKAGGVAVEVPEDPMLGAADEALMMGDLDAAEQAYRKILNESPADAAAEAGLAQVTLARRVQGVQPAAVFAAAQAAPDDIAAQLLAADVEVLSGQAEQAYDRLVGLIRRSAGDDRETIRKHLVSLFTVAGPDDPAVAKARRALASALF